The following are from one region of the Candidatus Trichorickettsia mobilis genome:
- a CDS encoding VirB8/TrbF family protein — protein MKTDPVLGSIQEYIKSGEYFISARKWYKEKYLKPFSQRSMMFVCSCTFCLLLIGIVVNVSSLFPLSEQVRYSLNVRDASQSSAIITRADYIESDPLASIADIMARGYVLQREKYDYDMLQQQFTFIKNTSNRLTYRKFYNAMNIDNLESPILSYQREVRRSVVKVLSSKYTDNNEITITFESLAKSTGGDVVENKIWEAIVGFDIDDIDISVPSETKFNFIVTNYRLKQLVDKQQK, from the coding sequence ATGAAAACAGATCCAGTATTAGGTTCTATACAGGAGTATATCAAATCTGGTGAGTACTTTATATCAGCTAGAAAATGGTATAAGGAAAAATATCTAAAGCCATTCTCACAAAGATCGATGATGTTTGTGTGTAGTTGTACTTTTTGTTTATTGCTTATTGGAATTGTCGTAAATGTATCATCATTATTTCCTTTGTCAGAGCAGGTGCGTTATTCTTTAAATGTTCGTGACGCTTCTCAGAGCTCAGCTATAATTACTCGTGCTGATTATATTGAAAGTGATCCTTTAGCTTCGATAGCAGATATTATGGCGCGAGGTTATGTGCTACAACGTGAAAAATATGATTATGATATGTTGCAGCAACAATTTACGTTTATTAAAAATACTTCTAATAGATTAACTTATAGAAAATTTTATAATGCAATGAATATTGATAATTTAGAATCACCGATTTTGAGTTATCAAAGAGAAGTAAGACGTTCGGTGGTAAAAGTATTATCATCAAAATATACAGATAACAACGAAATAACGATTACTTTTGAGAGTTTAGCTAAAAGTACTGGTGGTGATGTTGTAGAGAACAAGATCTGGGAAGCAATAGTGGGTTTTGATATTGATGATATTGATATATCAGTCCCTTCAGAAACTAAATTTAACTTTATTGTAACTAATTATAGACTTAAACAGTTAGTTGATAAACAGCAGAAATGA
- the virB9 gene encoding P-type conjugative transfer protein VirB9, whose product MPKIKNLIILILNCHTLFYLRFSATRSVYISILSILIFCHETSFAIRESRPTPVDSRIRVMVYNPDDVFKFIGYYNYQASIELAKEEEVVSISMGDTTGWQVVPAGNRIFIKPIETDATTNMTLITNKRTYLFELYAEEANDIRDPEMVFNLRFIYPDEEEEEHIRNYSTASAGPDLTHPEKYNFDYSISGQEEIAPIKIFDDGEFTYLQFRDKNADLPAIFAVDEELRESMVNYRLSTDNKSLIIIEHVFQKLSVRHGKKVVCIFNEAFKPT is encoded by the coding sequence ATGCCTAAAATAAAAAATTTAATTATACTAATTTTAAATTGCCATACTTTGTTTTATTTACGATTTAGTGCAACAAGATCAGTATACATATCAATCTTGTCAATACTGATTTTTTGTCACGAAACGAGCTTTGCGATTAGAGAGTCTAGACCTACGCCGGTAGATAGTCGCATCAGGGTAATGGTATATAATCCTGATGATGTTTTTAAATTTATAGGATATTATAACTATCAAGCTAGTATAGAATTAGCCAAAGAAGAAGAAGTAGTGAGTATCTCGATGGGTGATACTACGGGATGGCAAGTGGTGCCAGCGGGTAATAGGATTTTTATCAAACCCATAGAAACAGATGCTACTACAAATATGACTTTAATTACTAATAAAAGAACTTATTTATTTGAGCTATATGCTGAAGAGGCCAATGATATTAGAGATCCAGAAATGGTATTCAATTTAAGATTTATATACCCTGATGAAGAAGAAGAAGAACATATACGAAATTATTCTACTGCATCTGCGGGGCCTGACTTGACACATCCCGAAAAGTATAATTTTGATTATTCAATAAGTGGCCAAGAAGAGATTGCTCCAATTAAAATCTTTGATGATGGAGAGTTTACCTATTTGCAATTTAGAGATAAAAATGCTGATTTACCGGCTATTTTTGCCGTAGATGAAGAATTAAGAGAATCAATGGTAAATTATCGCTTATCAACTGATAATAAAAGTTTGATAATTATTGAGCATGTGTTTCAAAAATTATCAGTGCGTCATGGTAAGAAAGTAGTATGTATATTCAATGAAGCATTTAAACCAACATGA
- the rpoN gene encoding RNA polymerase factor sigma-54, with product MSKLFQHTELKQTLKITTSMQQSIAMLQMSGLELNNYATQELAKNPFLEDNTVYEEPTQQDSIVKDIDYYNGNKQQRDSEFDFLSNIAAEKTLREYILEQINIEVNNPKERIIAYNLLDSLQPSGYIVFDITTLAQTLKCKISLIDEVLYKLQKFDPPGIFARNLKECLKLQLDEQNDDNNKALILIDNLELLAKSELKQLEKICDVDTHTLHKLIAKIKKLNPKPGNGFNTEQIIYKTPDVILTFDENGLPQIEINLESMPKLRLNHELSLKIKLDVNNESDKLFTKQELSSATSILKAIEMRAKTILKVATAVVTEQINFFSKGVMYFKPLTLAKIAEITGLNESTISRSMANKYISTPDGIYELKYFFSSALSGTKTTGTTVSSTKVKELIKQIINSENQECILSDDEIAEELQKFNIKIARRTVAKYRESMELPTSAIRKKQFNN from the coding sequence ATGAGCAAACTGTTTCAACATACCGAACTCAAACAAACCCTTAAAATCACTACCAGTATGCAGCAAAGTATAGCTATGCTGCAAATGTCTGGTTTAGAGCTAAATAATTATGCCACCCAAGAATTAGCTAAAAATCCTTTTCTTGAAGATAATACCGTATATGAAGAACCAACTCAGCAAGATTCTATAGTAAAAGATATTGATTATTATAATGGAAATAAACAACAACGGGATTCAGAATTTGACTTCTTATCAAATATTGCAGCCGAAAAAACTTTGCGAGAATATATCCTTGAACAAATCAACATTGAAGTTAACAACCCTAAAGAACGTATTATTGCCTATAATTTATTAGATTCATTACAACCTAGTGGTTATATTGTATTTGATATTACCACTCTTGCTCAAACCTTAAAATGTAAGATCTCGCTTATCGATGAAGTATTATACAAATTACAAAAATTTGATCCACCGGGTATTTTTGCTCGTAACTTAAAAGAGTGCCTAAAACTTCAATTAGATGAGCAAAACGATGATAATAATAAAGCTCTCATTTTAATTGATAATTTAGAATTACTAGCTAAAAGCGAGCTTAAGCAATTAGAAAAAATTTGTGATGTCGATACTCACACTTTACATAAATTGATTGCAAAAATTAAAAAGTTAAATCCAAAACCCGGCAATGGTTTTAACACCGAACAAATAATATATAAAACTCCGGATGTTATTCTAACCTTTGATGAGAATGGTCTACCTCAAATAGAAATTAATCTTGAGTCTATGCCAAAATTGCGTTTAAATCATGAATTATCATTAAAAATTAAATTAGATGTAAATAATGAATCTGATAAACTATTTACTAAACAAGAATTAAGCTCGGCAACTTCTATCCTTAAAGCAATCGAAATGCGAGCTAAAACTATCTTAAAAGTTGCTACTGCCGTAGTAACAGAACAAATTAACTTCTTTAGTAAAGGAGTAATGTATTTTAAACCACTAACCTTAGCTAAGATTGCTGAAATTACCGGTTTAAATGAAAGCACTATTAGTCGTTCAATGGCAAATAAATATATCTCTACTCCAGATGGTATTTATGAATTAAAATATTTTTTTTCATCAGCTTTATCTGGAACAAAAACTACTGGCACTACTGTATCAAGTACTAAGGTTAAAGAGCTGATCAAACAAATTATTAATAGCGAAAATCAGGAATGTATTTTATCAGATGATGAGATCGCTGAAGAATTGCAAAAATTTAATATAAAAATTGCACGACGTACAGTGGCAAAATACCGTGAATCCATGGAATTACCAACTTCAGCTATTCGCAAAAAACAATTTAATAACTAA
- a CDS encoding ComF family protein, with product MILKSIWFCCCFIIDYILPPRCLSCAELTITAQGFCPDCWKKLNFIAKPYCYICGCQLNVSIFDNMSCGRCINTKSPYDWVRSLFIFDEHSSKIIHAFKYYDKTGMAKVLAKMLYYRYKSELVNIDLIVPVPMHKFKRLFRMYNQSYILAQELKIIINKPVDYRLLIKDKWTKSQTALSKKARIQNIHGSIKFNQKHCIKGKNILLVDDVLTTGSTIKECSRLLKSNGAQCVYAITIART from the coding sequence ATGATCCTAAAGTCTATTTGGTTCTGTTGTTGTTTTATTATTGATTATATTTTACCTCCTCGCTGTCTATCTTGTGCTGAATTAACTATTACTGCACAGGGTTTTTGTCCTGATTGTTGGAAAAAATTAAATTTTATTGCCAAACCATATTGTTATATTTGTGGTTGCCAGCTTAATGTCTCAATTTTTGATAATATGTCGTGTGGTCGATGTATTAATACAAAATCTCCATATGATTGGGTACGTAGTTTATTTATATTTGATGAACATAGTAGTAAAATAATCCATGCTTTTAAATATTATGATAAAACTGGTATGGCAAAAGTTTTGGCCAAAATGTTATATTACAGATATAAATCAGAATTAGTAAATATTGATTTGATAGTTCCGGTACCAATGCATAAGTTTAAACGATTATTCCGTATGTATAATCAATCTTATATACTAGCTCAGGAATTAAAAATAATTATCAATAAACCAGTAGATTATCGCCTGTTGATTAAGGATAAGTGGACTAAGTCACAAACTGCTTTATCAAAAAAAGCTAGAATACAGAATATTCATGGTAGTATCAAATTTAATCAAAAACATTGCATTAAAGGTAAAAATATTCTGTTAGTAGATGATGTGCTGACTACCGGCAGTACTATTAAAGAGTGTAGTAGATTGTTAAAAAGTAATGGAGCACAGTGTGTTTACGCAATTACTATAGCAAGAACTTAA
- a CDS encoding winged helix-turn-helix domain-containing protein → MTNSAGITGIKRVEIVVSPIPLIWDTIQDHLSSSRDLSIESVFLNNIYEIDQYKKIDLLIVDGDYGHLFNRFHIKTTIIFDHKAEVEFWKGSRSLLQLASKRGFEGDTERKTAEHFLVREDLSAGSTYKSSTEVEFWKRSTNEQVKFSLPCHLSHLLEVITSNRERQQIFCCINNQWIYDQQCATIADNQIKCKLTEKENEVIATMIKADNYQINKEDLLKNIWQYHPESDSSTIEAHLHRLKQKLPANLLQYKENYYRLVITNIE, encoded by the coding sequence GTGACAAATAGTGCGGGTATTACTGGTATTAAGAGAGTAGAAATTGTCGTTAGTCCAATTCCATTAATTTGGGATACAATTCAGGATCATCTATCATCATCCCGAGATTTAAGCATAGAATCTGTATTTTTAAATAATATTTATGAAATTGATCAATATAAAAAAATAGACTTATTAATTGTTGATGGAGATTATGGTCATTTGTTTAATAGGTTTCATATAAAAACTACGATAATTTTTGACCATAAAGCCGAAGTAGAGTTTTGGAAGGGGTCTAGATCTCTTCTGCAACTAGCGTCAAAGAGAGGATTTGAAGGAGACACGGAACGCAAAACCGCAGAGCACTTTTTGGTGCGTGAGGATTTGAGTGCCGGCTCGACATACAAATCATCCACAGAAGTAGAGTTTTGGAAGAGATCTACTAATGAACAAGTAAAATTTAGTTTACCATGTCACCTATCTCACTTACTAGAAGTAATAACTAGTAATAGAGAAAGGCAACAAATTTTTTGCTGTATTAATAATCAATGGATATATGATCAGCAATGCGCCACTATCGCGGACAATCAAATTAAATGTAAATTAACTGAAAAAGAGAATGAGGTAATTGCGACGATGATCAAAGCTGATAATTATCAAATCAATAAAGAAGATTTGTTAAAAAATATCTGGCAGTATCATCCAGAATCTGATTCGAGTACTATAGAAGCACATTTACATCGTTTAAAACAAAAACTTCCTGCCAATTTATTGCAATATAAAGAAAATTATTACAGGTTGGTTATTACAAATATTGAATAA
- a CDS encoding ABC-F family ATP-binding cassette domain-containing protein produces MTIAYYIKQGNLNFADKIIFSDLEIYLYPGDKICLIGRNGCGKSSLMKVIFGDYELDSGEIFKDPNIKIGYLTQDIKTNLDYSIYDFVLSELDDPDSQRYQADIILDKLLIDGNLNLSNCSGGQLRRAYLAKVLVLKPDILLLDEPTNHLDITAIEWLEDFVKTYQGIVICISHDRAYLSNVTNKIWWIDRGVLRKSDQGFKYFEEWQEVVMRQEEAVLRKLNRKLEVENDWLNAGVTARRKRNQKRLADLKNLRENLKQQTLKLSMAKQRLTAIMAEEVKKNRFIIEADAVSFAFGHKKIINNFSFQVKKGEKIGIIGANGSGKSTFIKLLTKQLLPQIGKIIHGTNLEISYLDQHKTPLNPSLSLWQTLCPTGGDQIFLTNGNAMHVAGYLKRFMFDPALLNAKVATLSGGEASRLLLAKILARPGNLLIMDEPTNDLDMDSLEMLLEILSDYEGTLIMVSHDRDFLDRLVTRSLIFSREQIIDIVGGYEDYQRLTLPQISSKPLKLAPTKAAETTTNKPAIKLSYKHQRLLETIPLEVETIEQAIKSLEAQLSDHNLYLVNPDKFYDLTKELEYSQLKLDNLINEWMSIEEIQKSLK; encoded by the coding sequence ATGACAATTGCTTATTATATAAAACAGGGAAATTTAAATTTTGCGGACAAAATTATATTTTCAGATCTTGAAATATATTTATATCCCGGAGATAAAATTTGTTTAATCGGTCGTAATGGTTGTGGTAAATCAAGCTTAATGAAAGTGATATTTGGTGATTATGAGCTGGATTCCGGAGAAATTTTTAAAGATCCCAATATAAAGATTGGCTATTTAACACAGGATATTAAAACAAATTTAGATTATAGCATTTACGATTTTGTTCTAAGTGAGCTTGATGACCCAGATAGTCAAAGATATCAAGCGGATATTATACTTGATAAATTACTAATTGATGGCAACTTAAATTTATCAAATTGTTCTGGTGGGCAACTTAGAAGAGCGTATTTAGCTAAGGTATTAGTATTGAAGCCGGATATATTATTGCTTGATGAACCAACTAATCATCTGGATATAACTGCAATAGAGTGGTTGGAAGATTTTGTAAAAACATATCAGGGTATAGTAATCTGTATCAGCCATGATCGTGCATATCTGTCGAATGTCACTAATAAAATCTGGTGGATTGATCGTGGTGTGTTGCGTAAATCAGATCAAGGTTTTAAATATTTTGAAGAATGGCAAGAAGTGGTGATGAGACAAGAAGAGGCGGTACTCAGAAAGTTAAATCGTAAGCTTGAAGTCGAAAATGATTGGTTAAATGCTGGAGTTACTGCTAGGCGTAAAAGAAATCAAAAAAGATTGGCTGATCTAAAAAATTTACGCGAAAATTTAAAACAACAAACCTTGAAATTAAGTATGGCTAAACAAAGATTAACTGCCATCATGGCAGAGGAGGTTAAAAAGAATAGATTTATTATCGAAGCAGATGCAGTATCATTTGCCTTTGGGCATAAAAAAATAATTAATAATTTTAGTTTTCAAGTAAAAAAAGGTGAGAAAATAGGGATTATCGGTGCAAATGGTTCCGGTAAGTCTACTTTTATTAAATTATTGACTAAACAATTATTGCCGCAAATCGGTAAAATAATTCATGGCACTAATTTAGAAATTTCATATCTTGATCAGCATAAAACTCCACTTAATCCGTCACTCAGTTTATGGCAAACTTTGTGTCCCACTGGTGGTGATCAAATTTTTCTAACCAATGGCAACGCGATGCATGTTGCTGGATATTTAAAAAGATTTATGTTTGATCCTGCGTTATTAAATGCAAAAGTTGCAACTTTATCTGGAGGTGAAGCCAGTAGATTGCTACTAGCCAAAATTTTGGCTAGGCCAGGCAACTTATTAATTATGGATGAGCCAACCAATGATTTGGATATGGATAGTTTGGAGATGCTACTTGAAATTCTTAGTGATTACGAGGGTACATTGATTATGGTAAGTCATGATCGTGATTTTTTAGATAGGTTAGTGACTCGTAGTCTAATATTTTCCAGAGAACAAATAATTGATATTGTTGGTGGCTATGAAGATTATCAGCGTCTGACCTTGCCGCAAATTAGTTCTAAACCCTTAAAATTAGCACCAACAAAAGCTGCTGAAACAACGACCAATAAACCTGCTATTAAATTATCTTATAAGCATCAACGATTACTCGAAACTATACCTCTAGAAGTAGAAACTATAGAGCAAGCTATTAAATCATTGGAAGCTCAATTAAGTGACCATAATTTATATCTAGTCAATCCGGATAAATTTTATGATTTAACTAAAGAATTAGAATATTCACAGTTGAAATTAGATAATTTGATTAATGAATGGATGAGTATTGAAGAAATACAAAAGAGCCTTAAGTAA